The Acidobacteriota bacterium genome has a segment encoding these proteins:
- a CDS encoding carbon-nitrogen hydrolase family protein, which translates to MKLKIAVVQFRIRNYRPEENLKRAEKFVERAKKSRANIVVFPEDFVTGPIEKRTMLADPKHEYRKFFQRLARRHKIDVVPGSVIEKDSSKLHNTAYYIASGGKVLSRYRKVNLWHPERKSFTPGRKVSVFGTRYGKVGLVICWDLIFPEIFRKMAARGVEIVICPSYWLAGDAGVGLRHNPDAEVESVDSLCVGRAFENEIILVFCNAAGRPRTGKRTERLIGHSQIAVPFKGAVKRLPHNREAMFVQEVDTAILKDAERAYKIREDLKKRAR; encoded by the coding sequence ATGAAGCTCAAGATAGCCGTGGTACAGTTTCGAATCAGGAATTACCGCCCCGAAGAGAATCTGAAAAGAGCCGAAAAGTTCGTCGAGAGGGCAAAAAAATCCAGGGCGAACATCGTCGTCTTCCCGGAGGATTTCGTTACGGGCCCCATCGAAAAGAGGACAATGCTCGCCGACCCGAAGCACGAGTACAGGAAATTCTTTCAGCGTCTCGCGAGGAGGCATAAAATCGACGTCGTGCCCGGCTCGGTAATCGAGAAAGATTCCTCTAAGCTGCACAACACCGCGTACTACATCGCGTCCGGCGGGAAGGTGCTTTCGAGGTACAGGAAGGTGAACCTGTGGCACCCGGAGAGGAAAAGCTTCACCCCCGGCCGCAAGGTTTCGGTATTCGGCACGAGGTACGGCAAAGTAGGATTGGTTATCTGCTGGGACCTGATATTTCCCGAAATTTTTCGGAAGATGGCCGCAAGGGGCGTCGAGATAGTGATTTGCCCCAGCTACTGGCTCGCCGGGGACGCCGGGGTCGGGCTGAGGCACAACCCGGACGCGGAGGTCGAGTCGGTGGACTCGCTGTGCGTGGGGCGGGCCTTCGAGAACGAAATTATCCTCGTTTTCTGCAACGCCGCCGGACGGCCGCGCACCGGCAAGCGTACGGAGAGGCTGATCGGGCACTCGCAGATCGCGGTCCCCTTCAAGGGCGCGGTAAAGAGATTACCTCACAACCGCGAGGCCATGTTCGTACAGGAGGTGGACACGGCCATCCTGAAAGACGCCGAAAGGGCCTACAAGATCAGAGAGGATTTGAAGAAAAGAGCGCGATAG
- a CDS encoding sodium/proline symporter yields SGWLLLGVTGMGYLIGAKAFWIAFGELMGEFIAWTVLVRPFKAATDHYGSVTVPDYLESRFRDTRHVLRWISAVVIVTMVVAYLSAQLTATGKAFHSFLAWDKATGAVVGLVIVVIYTVAGGFRAVAWSDLLQGLMMVFGLVIVPIIAIFKLGGWGVMVERLHAIDPALLTAWGAEDSVLIGLGAIVGLMGPGLGFLGSPQLFVRFIAVKSRRKLRAGAVIAVIFTILTDCGAVLSGMSGRALIGPLGDHEAVYPTLVNTLFGPVLTGLLVAVVLAAIMSTADSLLILSTSAVVRDVYQKIFRPEAPQRVVVRLSQALIISIGILSLVFAIIALYVEGLVYWFVLFAWSGIAAAFCPVIILSLFYRKMNLKGAVAAMLVGILTTIVWNLTLGWFLYEMVPAFAFSLVAGYVVSMLTSSPDDAKLMDGSQPSGISGRGIGDRV; encoded by the coding sequence AGAGCGGGTGGCTCCTCCTGGGCGTGACCGGCATGGGGTACCTTATCGGCGCCAAGGCGTTCTGGATCGCGTTCGGCGAGCTGATGGGCGAGTTCATCGCGTGGACGGTGCTCGTCCGCCCCTTCAAGGCCGCCACGGACCACTACGGCTCTGTGACCGTGCCCGACTACCTCGAGTCCCGCTTCCGCGACACCCGCCACGTCCTCAGGTGGATATCGGCGGTGGTCATCGTGACCATGGTGGTGGCCTACCTGTCGGCGCAGCTGACCGCGACGGGGAAGGCGTTTCATTCCTTCCTGGCGTGGGACAAAGCCACGGGGGCGGTCGTGGGGCTGGTCATCGTGGTCATCTACACCGTCGCCGGCGGGTTCCGCGCGGTTGCGTGGTCCGACCTCCTGCAGGGCCTGATGATGGTGTTCGGCCTGGTGATAGTGCCCATCATCGCCATCTTCAAGCTCGGCGGGTGGGGAGTGATGGTGGAGCGCCTCCATGCGATCGACCCGGCGCTTCTGACGGCGTGGGGCGCCGAAGACTCCGTGCTCATCGGGCTCGGGGCCATCGTGGGCCTCATGGGGCCCGGGCTGGGCTTCCTCGGTTCCCCGCAGCTCTTCGTGCGGTTCATCGCCGTCAAGTCGCGCAGGAAACTGCGGGCCGGGGCCGTCATCGCCGTCATATTCACCATACTGACCGACTGCGGCGCCGTGCTGAGCGGCATGTCGGGCCGGGCCCTCATCGGGCCCCTCGGGGACCACGAGGCCGTGTACCCCACGCTGGTCAACACCCTGTTCGGCCCGGTGCTCACCGGCCTCCTCGTGGCCGTGGTGCTCGCGGCCATCATGTCCACCGCCGACTCGCTTCTCATCCTCTCCACCTCGGCGGTCGTGCGCGACGTGTACCAGAAAATCTTCCGCCCCGAGGCCCCCCAGCGGGTCGTGGTGCGCCTGAGCCAGGCGCTTATCATCTCGATAGGGATCCTGAGCCTGGTCTTCGCGATCATCGCGCTGTACGTAGAGGGGCTGGTCTACTGGTTCGTGCTGTTCGCGTGGAGCGGCATCGCGGCGGCCTTCTGCCCGGTGATCATCCTCTCGCTCTTTTACCGGAAGATGAACCTCAAGGGGGCCGTAGCGGCCATGCTGGTCGGCATCCTGACCACCATCGTCTGGAACCTCACGCTGGGCTGGTTCCTGTACGAGATGGTCCCCGCGTTCGCCTTCTCGCTCGTCGCCGGCTACGTAGTGAGCATGCTGACCTCGTCGCCTGACGACGCGAAGTTGATGGATGGCAGCCAGCCGTCAGGGATCAGCGGCCGGGGGATAGGGGATAGGGTTTAG
- the queD gene encoding 6-carboxytetrahydropterin synthase QueD: MSGNPRYEIYVQTHFSAAHHLRGYPGECEKPHGHNWIVDVYVLCEELNEVGIGIDFKDIKASVKEVLKNLDHTDLNELPEFQNENPSSENIAAYLYRELSRKLNSGQVHISKVRVCETPGSGAFYWEE; encoded by the coding sequence ATGAGCGGTAATCCTCGGTACGAAATCTATGTGCAAACACACTTTTCAGCAGCACACCATCTGCGAGGATACCCCGGCGAGTGTGAAAAGCCCCATGGCCACAATTGGATTGTAGATGTCTATGTTCTTTGTGAAGAACTTAATGAAGTAGGCATTGGGATTGATTTCAAAGACATAAAGGCTTCTGTAAAAGAAGTTCTGAAAAATCTTGACCATACTGATCTCAACGAACTTCCAGAGTTCCAAAATGAAAATCCTAGTTCAGAAAACATAGCAGCATACCTTTATCGTGAGCTTTCCCGGAAATTAAACAGTGGCCAAGTCCACATTTCCAAGGTCCGAGTCTGCGAGACGCCAGGCAGCGGCGCTTTTTATTGGGAGGAGTAA
- a CDS encoding ATP-dependent helicase, producing the protein MQILAGPGSGKTEMLTWRVLYELFVLGTPATQLLVTTFTRRAATELQVRLVERCDAFIDQARRLTIVIDDPHVHDVRIGTIHSLCDSLLAEFSDSYVADGIQLIDDVESSVRLVRNYRFVIGYLAGRQRLLNRLLNYEELVALFRPPWDQDSAWPANNMERVEFIKTLIAQHIETWESRCAGPPRCDNGVEQVHGITGLTDELVELERRWREDHLIRNNLTDFTTIQKLFLFHQNDLLAHFRHVFVDEFQDTNPIQFMIHTGWLRNPLMRLTVVGDDDQAIYRFRGSDLACFQGIEPFCKRHSISHRLERLEVNHRSTKTIVAFTQAFRNRTILPSLSMPKNIQAESNAPSGAAVRLLEGSWLELSEAVASELKHLGVGRVPITGQQIPPSVAILLFSASERSSRRYDWSAPALTLRQAVENKDIRVYNPRNKTAAQPESPVGMLLGLISYLIDPITEEPVGRNGRRVMVWASSDDPDKSRAALSQPPTHLINQKHIDFQKKFRNDGGRGIGPTPTDRQPLLRLIDDIRANLAAPNRRRQPRLTLAGLVYRLLSRPFFRNSGFTMEMFRQALFTQLMEANIAPTRLTRDSIDQPLEVSMQGNKYVWPDRFWDFLGYFGALVGSAGMDDLEVESFEDNAVLLITFHQAKGLEFDHVYVAGMGRTPDITPVLRTKLFSGENTRYRIVNGIATTRIKIVKQLSEADREREVYVAMTRARQSLTLLNDPAGFAYMNENQAINQLFQQRSGSPHPDVSTVIVKEWTL; encoded by the coding sequence TTGCAGATACTGGCCGGTCCGGGGTCAGGCAAAACTGAAATGCTTACATGGCGAGTGTTATATGAACTTTTCGTTCTTGGAACACCGGCAACCCAACTTCTGGTAACGACATTTACTCGTCGTGCGGCAACAGAATTACAAGTTCGCCTTGTAGAACGCTGTGATGCTTTCATAGACCAAGCTCGTCGGCTAACGATTGTTATAGATGATCCGCATGTGCATGACGTCCGCATCGGCACAATTCATAGTTTGTGCGACTCTTTACTTGCAGAGTTTAGCGATAGTTATGTGGCGGACGGTATTCAATTAATTGATGATGTAGAGTCTTCTGTCAGACTAGTCCGAAATTACCGCTTCGTTATTGGCTATTTAGCTGGCCGTCAACGATTACTTAATCGTTTACTGAACTACGAAGAGCTTGTGGCTCTTTTTCGGCCACCCTGGGATCAAGATTCTGCCTGGCCTGCAAACAATATGGAGCGAGTTGAATTTATCAAAACTTTGATCGCTCAACATATAGAAACATGGGAATCGCGATGTGCCGGGCCACCTAGATGCGACAATGGCGTGGAACAAGTTCATGGGATAACTGGCCTGACTGATGAGTTGGTTGAGCTCGAACGGCGATGGAGAGAGGATCATCTCATTAGGAATAACTTGACTGATTTTACTACAATCCAGAAACTATTTCTCTTTCACCAAAATGACCTCCTTGCCCATTTTCGACATGTGTTTGTTGATGAATTTCAAGACACCAACCCAATCCAATTTATGATTCATACAGGATGGTTAAGAAATCCTTTAATGCGCCTTACTGTGGTTGGGGACGATGATCAGGCAATATACAGGTTTCGTGGTTCGGATCTAGCCTGCTTTCAAGGTATCGAACCTTTCTGCAAGCGGCACAGTATTTCGCACAGGCTTGAGCGTCTTGAAGTTAATCACCGAAGTACGAAAACCATAGTGGCCTTCACTCAGGCATTTCGCAACAGAACCATATTACCTTCACTGTCAATGCCGAAAAATATTCAGGCAGAGTCTAACGCACCGTCAGGAGCAGCAGTTCGACTGCTGGAAGGTTCCTGGCTGGAACTTTCGGAGGCAGTTGCAAGCGAACTTAAGCACTTGGGTGTTGGTCGAGTACCGATTACTGGACAGCAGATACCACCTTCAGTGGCCATTCTTCTTTTTAGTGCAAGCGAGCGTTCTTCACGTCGATATGATTGGTCAGCACCAGCGCTCACGCTCCGACAAGCGGTGGAGAATAAAGATATTCGAGTGTATAACCCGCGGAATAAGACTGCCGCACAACCGGAAAGCCCGGTCGGTATGTTACTTGGTCTAATTTCATATCTTATCGATCCCATTACAGAAGAACCAGTGGGCAGAAACGGCAGACGTGTGATGGTATGGGCATCATCTGATGACCCAGACAAAAGCCGTGCAGCGTTGTCCCAACCACCAACCCATCTCATTAATCAAAAACACATAGATTTCCAGAAAAAATTCCGCAACGATGGAGGGCGTGGCATAGGACCAACACCTACAGACCGCCAACCACTGCTCCGACTTATTGATGATATCCGGGCTAATCTTGCCGCCCCCAATAGAAGAAGGCAACCTAGATTAACGCTCGCAGGGTTGGTCTATCGTTTGCTGTCTCGACCTTTTTTTCGCAACTCGGGCTTCACGATGGAGATGTTTCGCCAAGCGCTTTTTACCCAGTTGATGGAAGCAAACATCGCTCCGACGAGGCTGACAAGGGATTCTATAGATCAACCTCTTGAAGTAAGCATGCAAGGCAATAAATATGTATGGCCTGACCGTTTTTGGGATTTCCTCGGGTACTTCGGGGCGCTCGTGGGTAGTGCCGGAATGGATGATTTGGAGGTCGAATCGTTTGAGGATAATGCTGTTCTCCTTATTACGTTTCATCAGGCAAAAGGACTTGAATTCGATCATGTGTATGTTGCAGGCATGGGCCGTACCCCAGATATTACACCGGTTTTAAGAACTAAATTGTTCAGCGGTGAAAATACACGTTATCGTATAGTGAACGGAATCGCTACTACAAGAATTAAGATAGTAAAACAGTTATCAGAAGCAGATAGGGAGCGCGAGGTGTATGTTGCAATGACGCGTGCTCGCCAATCATTGACCTTGCTTAACGACCCCGCTGGATTTGCATACATGAACGAGAATCAGGCAATAAACCAACTGTTTCAGCAACGATCTGGGTCACCACATCCAGATGTCTCAACTGTAATAGTGAAGGAGTGGACCTTATGA
- a CDS encoding PD-(D/E)XK nuclease family protein, whose protein sequence is MNDVLQVSYTGDLLAHRRCPRAWAYEKHAQFHPYEQVQAMEGRLIHHAMEWLTRCYRQNQIHAKRAELEIQLNKFFRVLWAHGIRTTFQSKAETIERVLKNLFPRRRMHPAVKAAVEGATHTEYELRTVRKLIAADFGGKSKLMLMGILDLVVQSNQPLRYSRTWEWTDEDQLRGRVARRITQAQVSETEIWEYKGTQANSPYLSDFILQLLTYASLFRERTGHLPVRCVLFFVNERTQQEQLVAVPITKKIVRLAERWTFEQVRELRRTALQFEHNPNQVDGGDLARRHRPLNQRVDDELKKQCTACGQRFDCQAYIARLGGKNHRDVSVVNVDKN, encoded by the coding sequence ATGAATGACGTGCTACAGGTTTCATATACTGGCGACTTGTTGGCGCATCGCCGCTGCCCCCGGGCGTGGGCGTATGAGAAACACGCGCAATTCCATCCGTATGAACAAGTACAAGCGATGGAAGGAAGACTGATCCACCACGCGATGGAATGGCTTACACGATGTTATCGGCAAAACCAAATTCATGCTAAACGTGCAGAATTAGAGATCCAGTTAAATAAGTTTTTCAGAGTGCTTTGGGCACATGGAATCCGCACCACCTTTCAATCCAAAGCTGAAACTATCGAGCGTGTTCTAAAGAATCTTTTCCCGCGTCGCCGTATGCATCCGGCTGTCAAGGCAGCTGTCGAAGGCGCAACACACACAGAGTATGAACTGCGCACTGTGCGGAAACTGATTGCGGCCGACTTTGGTGGCAAATCGAAGCTAATGTTGATGGGCATCCTTGACCTCGTTGTTCAGAGCAATCAGCCGTTAAGATATTCTCGCACATGGGAATGGACGGATGAGGATCAACTTCGGGGGCGAGTGGCTAGAAGGATAACTCAAGCCCAAGTTAGTGAAACGGAGATATGGGAATACAAGGGGACGCAAGCAAACTCACCATACCTCTCGGATTTCATTCTGCAACTACTTACCTACGCCAGCCTTTTTAGGGAAAGGACTGGGCATCTACCTGTGCGTTGCGTATTATTCTTCGTTAACGAAAGAACACAACAAGAACAATTGGTTGCAGTACCGATTACCAAGAAAATCGTCCGCCTTGCAGAGAGATGGACGTTTGAACAGGTGAGGGAATTGCGACGCACTGCTTTACAATTTGAGCATAACCCTAATCAGGTGGACGGAGGTGATCTTGCAAGGCGACATAGACCTCTTAACCAACGTGTTGATGATGAGTTGAAGAAGCAGTGTACCGCATGCGGGCAGAGATTTGATTGTCAAGCTTATATTGCCCGCTTAGGAGGGAAAAACCATAGGGATGTTTCTGTTGTAAATGTCGATAAGAACTAA
- the hemC gene encoding hydroxymethylbilane synthase produces MSRVFRGTRLRVGTRGSALALHQATLVRAALERKFSALAVETVIIRTSGDRIRGPLTEEGGKGLFVKEIEAALLRGRIDVAVHSLKDMPAELPRGLAIAGALRRADPRDALVSRCGKPLRRLPASPRIGTGSPRRAALLKSLRPDAVILPLRGNVPTRIARLSGPAKPGALDAAVLACAGIERLGFGDRIAERFPVRSFVPAPGQGLVVMECRNRDRAVRRMLRAVTHPASWTEARAERAFLERIGGDCRLPLGGLARIRGRRITMRAFLEAADGSLARAALAGDARFPERLGRALEAGLRKAGR; encoded by the coding sequence TTGAGCCGTGTTTTCCGGGGAACGCGCCTTCGCGTCGGGACCCGGGGAAGCGCGCTTGCGCTTCATCAGGCGACACTGGTGCGCGCCGCGCTCGAGCGGAAATTCTCTGCCCTCGCCGTGGAAACCGTCATCATCCGCACCTCGGGGGACCGGATCCGCGGCCCCCTGACGGAGGAGGGCGGCAAGGGGCTCTTCGTCAAGGAGATCGAGGCGGCGCTTCTCCGGGGGCGCATCGACGTGGCCGTCCACTCCCTCAAGGACATGCCGGCGGAGCTTCCGCGCGGGCTGGCGATCGCCGGGGCGCTCCGGCGCGCCGACCCCCGCGACGCCCTGGTCTCCCGCTGCGGAAAGCCGCTGCGCCGCCTGCCCGCCTCGCCGCGCATCGGCACGGGGAGCCCGCGGCGGGCGGCGCTTTTGAAAAGCCTGCGCCCCGACGCCGTCATCCTGCCCCTGCGGGGCAACGTCCCGACGCGCATCGCCAGGCTTTCCGGTCCCGCAAAGCCGGGGGCGCTCGACGCCGCCGTCCTCGCCTGCGCCGGCATCGAGCGGCTGGGTTTCGGCGACCGCATCGCGGAAAGATTCCCTGTGCGCTCGTTCGTCCCGGCCCCGGGGCAGGGCCTCGTCGTGATGGAGTGCCGCAACCGGGACCGCGCGGTGCGCCGGATGCTCCGGGCGGTCACCCATCCCGCGTCATGGACGGAGGCCCGCGCGGAGCGCGCCTTCCTCGAGCGGATCGGCGGCGACTGCCGCCTCCCCCTCGGGGGGCTCGCTAGAATCCGCGGCCGGCGCATCACCATGCGCGCCTTCCTCGAGGCCGCCGACGGCTCGCTCGCCCGGGCGGCGCTCGCCGGCGACGCCCGCTTCCCCGAGCGCCTCGGCCGCGCCCTCGAGGCCGGGCTGCGGAAGGCGGGGCGCTAG
- a CDS encoding TonB-dependent receptor, whose amino-acid sequence MAKPRSWMRTAALAFLLSTVLAGGAAFAQGTLQGVVTTPEGTPLPGVCCLWLNQKGLKERIGPQTTRGGGYYSFSNVNPGMYDLEVDIPGFAPLRIPLRIYTGDPTKRDIELQLKIKEEVIVIGRRKPIEESPKAITRISPEMVENLPVVGDQFQDLVEQAPGVAITDRGEIVIRGARYYETQVMVGGTSMTDPFGLFGANQIDISTEAIEEMQITTGGFDATMFGFQGGQVKLITKEGKNEWESSVGISILSGVLDRNGAMGWLRPSTFTHNRLEPKMTLGGPILRDKWWFFMNLIYYKWDYSDYGLSLISGVKTFDGQDGGWRTILLNTSYQLNDKNKFKLEYLGQRLKYITYGNYDSRMYGVFIPTESDFIEKDQRHRLELRAQSVLGQDLRLESTVASTIHHLGDAPYKSVHESKIIPCSALKVVAEPTQSITCVDDFVMGPWPNQFTFTNKSLQWEERFTQFSDKRWGGDHKFTYGFRVEHHDNRFDERWEPIFFYAQRAPQAEAPGQATQDVEVAVPYIQPRRDTMRLLGLYAQDEMRVSPRWSFNFGGNYMDQRLTTFGYRGDPDGYVDFWGTFGGARPLRPTSGFDTSELGNNTGCLDREFLLSSDSDEFWNPGDPFNRATHMRCMPIKKTPSENHFETIGVSDVTKYIPGVMNYVADGEALRFGDGNFTAFFSAIWRPYGDENTVVRFNLSRQYGQLARYMGWETTTQEVAGYLSQNYNPQDVCNYFTPLGEPDWNSTAHLYDCYQLPEYYLFDRELDTPYTDEWTVSVARNITDTFGVDIRYTNRRAYKQPFLEDINQTFDIEGNIRPIDPTDLTVTGGKNKNFRAIWDLSNRETRTFESVEVILTKYMSRNWELNANYSYIISTGVAEDINEFEEGLEYAPWGLTFVPEAGFLEDDQRHEVNINLLNYLPGDFRVGTIVNWASGLPYSQIYVYSDKTVCPYPLCGGYLGEGRNAFRNPAHWRVDLSLIKDFEWGESWGTLGLEVSNLFNEAFMMDQSAVLQQFRRQNEGRMGPLNRKAIFFGELDFGREWEFSFTYHF is encoded by the coding sequence ATGGCCAAGCCAAGGTCTTGGATGCGGACAGCGGCGCTTGCCTTTTTGCTCTCTACCGTGCTTGCAGGGGGGGCCGCGTTCGCTCAGGGAACACTGCAGGGGGTCGTGACCACGCCCGAGGGAACGCCCCTGCCCGGCGTGTGCTGCCTCTGGCTCAACCAGAAGGGCCTCAAAGAACGCATCGGCCCCCAGACTACGCGCGGGGGCGGCTACTACAGCTTCTCCAATGTCAACCCGGGGATGTACGACCTCGAGGTGGATATTCCGGGGTTTGCCCCGTTGAGGATCCCGCTTCGCATCTACACGGGCGATCCCACGAAGCGCGACATCGAACTCCAGCTGAAGATCAAGGAAGAGGTCATCGTTATTGGAAGGCGCAAGCCCATCGAGGAGAGCCCCAAGGCGATTACAAGGATCTCGCCCGAAATGGTCGAGAACCTGCCCGTCGTGGGAGACCAGTTTCAGGATTTGGTGGAGCAGGCGCCGGGGGTCGCCATCACCGACAGGGGCGAGATCGTCATCCGGGGCGCCCGCTACTACGAGACCCAGGTTATGGTCGGCGGTACGTCGATGACGGACCCCTTCGGCCTTTTCGGCGCCAACCAGATTGACATCAGCACCGAGGCCATCGAGGAAATGCAGATTACAACGGGCGGCTTTGACGCCACGATGTTCGGCTTCCAGGGCGGCCAGGTGAAACTCATTACCAAGGAGGGCAAGAACGAGTGGGAATCGAGCGTAGGCATCAGCATCCTCTCCGGCGTTCTCGACCGAAACGGCGCCATGGGTTGGCTTCGGCCTTCCACCTTCACGCATAATCGGCTAGAGCCGAAAATGACGCTCGGGGGCCCGATCCTTCGGGACAAGTGGTGGTTTTTTATGAACTTGATCTATTACAAGTGGGATTACAGCGATTATGGATTAAGCCTGATTTCCGGAGTCAAGACGTTCGACGGGCAGGATGGCGGGTGGCGCACGATCTTGCTGAACACCTCCTATCAACTCAACGATAAAAACAAGTTCAAGCTCGAATATCTCGGGCAGCGCCTTAAATACATCACATATGGGAATTACGATTCGAGAATGTACGGTGTCTTCATCCCTACCGAGTCGGACTTCATCGAGAAGGATCAACGGCACAGGCTCGAGCTTCGGGCTCAGTCGGTCTTAGGCCAGGATCTCCGCCTCGAGAGCACGGTTGCCTCCACGATACATCACCTCGGCGATGCGCCCTATAAATCGGTGCATGAAAGCAAAATTATTCCATGCAGCGCGCTGAAAGTCGTTGCCGAGCCGACGCAGAGCATCACATGCGTGGACGATTTCGTCATGGGTCCGTGGCCGAATCAGTTCACGTTCACAAACAAGTCTCTTCAATGGGAAGAGCGGTTCACGCAGTTTTCGGACAAGAGGTGGGGCGGCGACCACAAGTTCACCTACGGCTTTCGCGTGGAACATCACGACAACCGTTTCGACGAACGCTGGGAGCCGATCTTTTTTTACGCACAGCGAGCGCCGCAGGCAGAAGCGCCGGGACAAGCGACCCAGGACGTCGAAGTGGCCGTCCCGTACATCCAGCCGCGCAGGGACACGATGCGCCTGCTTGGCCTGTATGCCCAGGACGAGATGCGGGTGTCGCCACGGTGGAGCTTCAACTTCGGCGGAAACTATATGGACCAACGTCTCACCACGTTCGGCTACCGAGGAGACCCAGATGGGTACGTCGACTTCTGGGGGACCTTTGGTGGCGCCCGTCCGTTGCGGCCAACGTCTGGGTTCGATACATCAGAGCTCGGGAACAATACGGGTTGCCTCGACCGGGAATTCCTGCTTTCGAGCGACAGCGATGAATTTTGGAATCCGGGGGATCCTTTCAACAGGGCGACCCATATGCGCTGCATGCCGATAAAGAAGACCCCGAGTGAAAATCACTTCGAGACTATCGGCGTCAGCGACGTCACCAAGTACATTCCCGGCGTTATGAATTACGTCGCCGACGGCGAAGCCCTCCGATTCGGAGACGGCAACTTCACGGCGTTCTTCTCCGCCATCTGGCGCCCCTACGGTGATGAGAACACGGTGGTGCGATTCAACCTCTCCCGGCAGTACGGGCAACTGGCACGCTACATGGGCTGGGAAACCACGACCCAAGAGGTCGCGGGTTACCTCAGTCAAAATTACAATCCGCAAGACGTATGTAATTATTTCACCCCGCTCGGGGAGCCCGACTGGAACAGTACGGCTCACCTTTACGACTGCTACCAACTGCCCGAGTACTACCTGTTCGACCGCGAGCTGGATACGCCCTATACCGACGAGTGGACGGTCAGCGTGGCGCGCAACATTACGGACACTTTCGGTGTCGACATCCGCTACACGAACCGCCGGGCCTACAAGCAACCCTTCTTGGAGGATATCAACCAAACGTTTGACATAGAGGGCAATATTAGACCGATCGATCCGACCGATCTCACCGTGACCGGAGGCAAGAACAAAAACTTCCGCGCCATCTGGGACCTGTCGAACCGGGAGACGCGGACGTTCGAATCGGTGGAAGTGATACTGACCAAGTATATGAGCCGAAACTGGGAATTGAACGCTAACTATAGCTACATCATTTCTACGGGCGTTGCCGAAGACATCAATGAGTTCGAGGAAGGGTTGGAGTATGCTCCTTGGGGCCTTACGTTTGTACCGGAGGCGGGCTTTCTCGAAGACGACCAGCGCCACGAGGTGAACATCAACTTGCTGAACTACCTGCCCGGCGATTTTCGAGTGGGCACCATCGTCAACTGGGCCTCCGGTCTTCCCTACTCCCAGATCTACGTGTACAGCGATAAAACCGTTTGTCCTTATCCTCTGTGCGGAGGATATTTGGGAGAAGGACGCAACGCCTTCCGCAATCCGGCGCACTGGCGCGTGGATCTGAGCCTCATCAAGGATTTCGAATGGGGCGAGAGCTGGGGCACGCTGGGCCTCGAGGTCAGCAATCTCTTTAACGAAGCGTTCATGATGGATCAAAGTGCGGTACTACAACAGTTTCGGAGGCAGAACGAGGGCAGAATGGGGCCGCTTAATCGCAAGGCCATTTTCTTCGGGGAGCTAGATTTTGGCCGGGAGTGGGAGTTTTCGTTTACCTATCATTTCTAA